The proteins below are encoded in one region of Segatella copri:
- a CDS encoding ATP-binding protein, with protein MEEAFFRTHTYLVEHTDAPVRRTLMDEIDWSDRLIGIKGTRGVGKSTFLLQYAKEHFGPTDRKCLYVNMNNFYFQSRGIADLAGDFVRHGGRTLLIDQVFKQSDWSKELRKCYDLYPELRIVFTGSSVMRLKEENPELNGIVKSYNLRGFSFREFINLQTGNSFQPYTLDEILRNHEHIIKQILPKVSPMKYFQDYLHHGFYPFFLENRNFTENLLKTMNMMTEVDILLIKQIELKYLTKIKRLFYQLAVEGAKAPNVSQLAEEINTSRATVMNYIKYLADARLINMIYPTGQEFPKKPSKVMMHNSNLMYAIYPIKIDKQEVMETFFVNSLWKDHKVSQTGKDHYFIVDGEKKFRICDAQSPNKVRNNPDIIYARYNTEVGKDNRIPLWLLGFLY; from the coding sequence ATGGAAGAAGCATTCTTCAGAACACATACATACCTCGTAGAGCATACGGACGCACCAGTAAGACGCACTCTGATGGACGAAATCGACTGGAGCGACCGTTTGATTGGCATAAAGGGAACACGCGGTGTAGGAAAGTCTACATTCCTCCTTCAATATGCCAAGGAGCACTTTGGCCCTACTGACCGAAAGTGTCTGTATGTGAATATGAACAATTTCTATTTTCAAAGCAGAGGAATCGCAGATTTAGCTGGTGACTTTGTTCGCCACGGCGGCAGAACCCTTCTCATCGACCAGGTCTTCAAACAGTCGGACTGGAGCAAGGAGCTGCGCAAATGCTACGACCTGTATCCAGAGTTAAGAATCGTGTTCACAGGTTCCAGCGTGATGAGACTGAAGGAAGAGAATCCTGAGCTCAATGGAATCGTGAAAAGCTATAATTTGCGAGGCTTCTCTTTCAGAGAGTTTATCAACCTGCAGACTGGCAACAGTTTCCAGCCATATACACTCGATGAAATCTTGCGCAATCACGAGCACATCATCAAGCAGATACTGCCCAAGGTGAGCCCGATGAAATACTTCCAGGACTACTTGCATCATGGATTCTATCCATTCTTCCTGGAGAACCGCAACTTCACAGAGAATCTACTAAAGACAATGAACATGATGACCGAGGTAGACATCCTCCTCATCAAGCAAATCGAACTGAAATATCTCACCAAGATCAAGAGGCTCTTCTATCAGCTAGCTGTAGAAGGTGCCAAGGCTCCCAACGTGAGCCAGCTTGCCGAAGAGATCAACACCAGCAGAGCTACGGTAATGAACTACATCAAGTATCTTGCTGATGCGCGACTCATCAACATGATTTACCCTACCGGGCAGGAGTTCCCAAAGAAACCATCCAAGGTGATGATGCACAACTCCAACCTGATGTACGCCATCTATCCTATCAAGATAGACAAGCAGGAGGTGATGGAAACATTCTTCGTCAACTCGCTCTGGAAAGACCATAAGGTAAGCCAGACCGGCAAGGACCACTACTTCATTGTAGATGGTGAGAAGAAGTTCAGAATCTGCGATGCGCAATCTCCAAACAAGGTGCGCAACAATCCCGACATCATCTACGCCCGATACAATACCGAGGTAGGCAAGGACAACAGGATTCCGTTATGGCTTCTGGGTTTCCTATATTAA
- a CDS encoding serpin family protein yields the protein MYKKVFSAAILASAAMAMTSCSSSKNAQNENVTKAEKITEAEAARPSADEEMDEGYLVLSEAQQNIVKKNNDFAFRLYQQISGMDSEVVSPMSIAYLMGMLANGADGKTQQEILKAIGCEGVSVKELNDCYKALMLSAGKFDKQTTVNIANFIAINKNFRLNSDFAHTVADSYQAGVESMDFTSPKSATRINDWCKKQTKGMIPSIIDQVDPAAVSYLLNAIYFNGTWQEKFDAKNTRLENFSGYTRDIKKVNMMHQNKKFAYTENDMLQAVELPYGNGCYQMTVLLPKAGKSISEVMKEMDADKLQKLSNDMDRCQVDLKFPKFTTEMDLSLNQIISKLGAPSIFQPGTADFSRFANGSFYVSKMLQKAKIEVSERGTKAAAVTAAVMLTSLGPHEMKRVEFHANRPFVYFITERNSGAILFMGQFLGE from the coding sequence ATGTATAAGAAAGTATTTAGTGCAGCTATTTTAGCTTCAGCTGCAATGGCAATGACTTCTTGCAGCTCAAGCAAGAATGCACAGAATGAGAACGTAACAAAGGCTGAGAAGATAACGGAGGCAGAGGCTGCCCGTCCGTCAGCAGATGAGGAAATGGACGAGGGTTATCTTGTCCTCTCAGAGGCTCAGCAGAACATCGTGAAGAAGAACAACGATTTCGCTTTCAGACTCTATCAGCAGATCAGCGGCATGGATTCTGAGGTGGTTTCGCCAATGAGCATCGCCTATCTGATGGGAATGCTTGCGAATGGTGCCGACGGCAAGACTCAGCAGGAGATTCTGAAGGCAATCGGTTGCGAGGGCGTGAGCGTGAAGGAACTCAACGACTGTTATAAGGCGCTGATGCTTTCGGCTGGCAAATTTGACAAGCAGACAACCGTAAACATTGCCAATTTTATCGCCATCAATAAGAATTTCAGACTGAACAGTGATTTCGCTCACACCGTGGCCGATTCTTATCAGGCTGGTGTTGAGAGCATGGACTTTACCTCTCCTAAATCTGCCACTCGCATTAATGACTGGTGCAAGAAGCAGACTAAAGGCATGATTCCTAGCATCATCGACCAGGTAGACCCTGCAGCCGTTTCTTATCTCCTGAATGCTATTTATTTTAATGGAACCTGGCAGGAGAAGTTTGATGCGAAGAACACTAGACTCGAGAACTTCAGCGGTTACACTCGTGATATTAAGAAGGTGAACATGATGCACCAGAACAAGAAGTTTGCCTATACTGAAAATGATATGTTGCAGGCTGTAGAACTGCCATACGGAAATGGATGTTATCAGATGACCGTTCTTCTTCCTAAGGCTGGCAAGAGCATCAGCGAGGTGATGAAGGAGATGGATGCTGATAAACTTCAGAAGTTGAGTAATGACATGGACCGTTGCCAGGTAGATTTAAAATTCCCTAAGTTTACCACAGAGATGGATTTGTCGCTCAACCAGATTATTAGTAAATTGGGAGCTCCAAGCATCTTCCAGCCAGGCACGGCAGATTTCAGCCGTTTTGCCAATGGCAGCTTCTACGTATCGAAGATGTTGCAGAAGGCAAAGATTGAGGTAAGCGAGCGTGGAACCAAGGCTGCTGCCGTAACAGCTGCTGTGATGCTGACCTCACTGGGTCCTCATGAGATGAAGCGTGTAGAATTTCATGCTAACCGTCCATTCGTTTATTTCATTACCGAACGTAATAGTGGCGCAATTCTCTTCATGGGTCAGTTCCTGGGAGAATAA
- the ligA gene encoding NAD-dependent DNA ligase LigA codes for MEEKLLQMKSLVERLNQASDSYYNGKGELMTDYEWDALFDQLKRLEEETGEILPDSPTNRVSEDSIVGKKEEHEFAALSLAKTKQVSDLVKWAEDRPIWISWKLDGLTLVVTYDGGILTKIVTRGNGHIGTNITHLAPAISGIPATISEKGHLVVRGEAVISYADFEQFIIESEGDYANPRNLASGSLALKDIEEVKQRHIQWIPFTLVYTERELTSWGERMQMLKDLGMNPVERERIDHPTTENIQLEIDKFTEKVTSKKNPFPVDGLVICYDDTAYAATGSVTGHHATRAGFAFKWQDEHADTVLDHIEWSCAASTITPVAVFKPVELEGTTVQRASLCNVSECERLGIGDKGTRLQVIKANKIIPKVINITEVVGSFVIPNECPVCHAPAVVRESESGTKTLHCTNAACPAKQLKKFARFVSKEGINIDGISEQTVWKFINHGFIREYADFYKLKNYAFEISCFEGFGKKSVSNLLESVEKSRHTDGRHLLYALNIPLCGGDVAKKLLSRYKVKELIETARLSMFDDEFASIDGIGPEKSAKFIAWFKDDVHFQHVQHLLSELIIEEHEPVETGNKCQGLTFVVTGDLHHYKNRNELKAYIESQGGKVTGSVSKSTNFLINNDAASQSSKNKKAHELNIPIITEDEFIEKFQE; via the coding sequence ATGGAAGAGAAACTATTGCAGATGAAGAGCTTGGTTGAAAGACTCAACCAAGCTTCGGATAGTTATTATAACGGAAAAGGCGAACTCATGACCGACTATGAGTGGGACGCCCTTTTCGACCAGCTCAAGAGATTGGAAGAGGAAACAGGCGAAATTCTGCCTGACTCCCCAACTAATCGCGTGTCAGAAGATTCTATCGTAGGAAAGAAAGAGGAGCATGAATTTGCCGCCCTCTCTCTGGCAAAGACCAAACAGGTAAGTGATCTTGTAAAATGGGCAGAAGACCGCCCTATCTGGATTTCATGGAAACTGGACGGACTGACCCTCGTAGTAACCTATGACGGCGGAATACTCACCAAAATCGTTACCCGCGGTAACGGACACATCGGCACCAATATTACCCACTTGGCTCCAGCCATTTCAGGCATTCCTGCTACCATTTCAGAGAAAGGACATCTTGTAGTAAGAGGAGAAGCCGTCATTTCGTATGCTGATTTCGAACAGTTCATCATCGAAAGCGAAGGCGATTACGCCAATCCACGAAACCTCGCTTCAGGCTCACTCGCGCTGAAGGATATTGAAGAGGTGAAGCAGCGCCACATCCAATGGATTCCGTTCACCCTGGTTTATACTGAGCGGGAACTTACCTCATGGGGCGAACGCATGCAAATGCTGAAAGACCTGGGAATGAATCCTGTAGAACGTGAGCGTATTGACCACCCTACCACAGAAAATATCCAGCTGGAAATAGACAAGTTTACGGAGAAGGTGACAAGCAAGAAGAATCCTTTCCCGGTAGACGGACTGGTGATTTGCTACGATGATACGGCTTATGCAGCTACTGGGTCGGTTACAGGGCACCACGCTACGAGGGCAGGATTTGCCTTTAAATGGCAAGATGAACATGCTGACACCGTACTCGACCACATCGAATGGTCGTGCGCAGCCAGCACCATCACGCCTGTAGCTGTTTTCAAACCGGTAGAACTAGAAGGAACCACCGTGCAGCGTGCCTCGCTCTGCAATGTAAGCGAATGCGAGCGTCTGGGCATTGGTGACAAGGGAACCAGACTGCAGGTCATCAAGGCCAATAAGATTATCCCGAAGGTAATCAATATTACAGAGGTTGTGGGGAGTTTTGTCATTCCCAACGAATGTCCGGTTTGCCATGCGCCAGCCGTAGTGCGCGAGAGTGAGAGCGGCACCAAGACTCTCCATTGCACCAATGCAGCCTGCCCAGCCAAACAACTTAAGAAATTTGCCCGCTTCGTCAGCAAGGAAGGAATCAATATTGACGGAATCTCAGAACAGACTGTCTGGAAATTCATCAATCATGGTTTTATCAGGGAATATGCTGATTTCTACAAACTGAAGAATTATGCGTTCGAGATTTCCTGTTTCGAAGGATTTGGCAAGAAGAGCGTAAGCAATCTTCTGGAGAGTGTAGAGAAAAGCCGCCATACTGACGGTCGTCATCTGCTCTACGCTTTGAATATTCCGCTCTGCGGCGGCGATGTGGCTAAAAAACTGCTCAGCCGTTACAAGGTGAAGGAACTGATAGAAACGGCGCGCCTGAGCATGTTCGATGATGAGTTTGCAAGCATTGATGGTATTGGACCTGAAAAGAGTGCCAAGTTTATCGCCTGGTTCAAGGATGATGTTCATTTCCAGCATGTGCAGCATCTGCTGTCCGAGCTGATTATCGAGGAGCATGAGCCTGTAGAAACGGGAAACAAATGCCAAGGACTGACTTTCGTCGTAACGGGAGATTTGCATCATTACAAGAACCGCAACGAGCTGAAGGCTTATATTGAAAGCCAGGGCGGCAAGGTTACGGGAAGTGTGAGCAAGAGTACTAACTTCCTGATTAACAACGATGCAGCTTCGCAGAGTTCGAAGAACAAGAAAGCCCATGAACTCAATATTCCAATCATTACAGAGGATGAGTTCATTGAAAAGTTTCAGGAGTAA
- a CDS encoding GNAT family N-acetyltransferase — protein MKTNFRPAYIKDFAACWKVIDQARQSMIESGRHQWTEEYPSEKDIRKDIENGNAFVLTVNEEVVVYGAVILNGEPKYKKLVGNWITDGDYYVIHRFATLPSFQREGLARIFISKVNSMCEVEKIPSIKVDTNFDNTPMINLLSSMGFCICGRVNYGGNRGQRFAFEKLSIAMEPAE, from the coding sequence ATGAAGACAAACTTCAGACCGGCGTATATAAAGGACTTTGCTGCTTGTTGGAAAGTCATCGACCAGGCTCGCCAAAGTATGATAGAATCGGGACGTCATCAATGGACTGAGGAATATCCATCAGAAAAAGACATCAGAAAAGACATAGAAAATGGCAATGCCTTCGTTCTGACAGTAAATGAAGAGGTAGTTGTCTATGGAGCAGTCATATTGAATGGTGAACCCAAATATAAGAAATTAGTAGGCAACTGGATTACTGATGGCGATTATTATGTAATACATCGCTTTGCCACGTTGCCTAGTTTCCAGCGTGAAGGTTTAGCGCGTATTTTCATCAGTAAGGTGAACAGCATGTGCGAGGTAGAAAAAATACCTAGCATCAAGGTTGACACCAACTTTGACAACACGCCGATGATTAACCTCCTGTCTTCGATGGGTTTCTGCATCTGCGGACGTGTAAACTATGGAGGAAACAGAGGTCAGCGTTTCGCCTTTGAAAAACTCTCCATAGCCATGGAACCTGCAGAATAA
- a CDS encoding GTP-binding protein, giving the protein MNAKKEVPVLLLTGYLGSGKTTLLNKILANEKGIKFAVIVNDIGEVNIDAALIEKGGVVGQKDDSLVSLQNGCICCTLKMDLVEQLKEIVDMKRFDYIVIEASGICEPAPIAQTICSIPSLGPQYIENGILRLDSIVTVVDALRMKDEFSNGSDLMKKNMDEEDLASLVIQQIEFCNIILLNKAAEVEPKELEHLKQIIRAIQPKAEIFECNYGDVDLNLIVNTKKFDWETVATSAGWIQEIESERNEEHEEDDVEEAHEHHHHHDHEHDEHEHHHHHHHHDHDHDHEGGEVEEYGIGTFVYYRRKPFDLGLFDDFVARKWPRDVVRAKGICYFDDERDMCYVFEQAGKQKTVKQAGQWLATMPKSELAQVLLNNPQLQKEWDQELGDRMIKIVFIGQHIKEQKDAIIAELDKCLA; this is encoded by the coding sequence ATGAACGCAAAGAAGGAAGTGCCTGTATTGCTTTTGACAGGCTACCTGGGTAGTGGAAAGACAACCCTTCTCAACAAGATTTTAGCTAACGAAAAAGGTATTAAATTTGCCGTCATCGTCAACGATATTGGTGAAGTCAATATTGATGCAGCCCTGATAGAAAAAGGTGGCGTAGTAGGTCAGAAAGACGATTCGCTTGTTTCTCTCCAGAATGGTTGCATCTGCTGCACATTGAAGATGGACCTGGTAGAACAGCTCAAGGAAATCGTAGACATGAAGCGTTTCGATTACATTGTCATCGAGGCTTCCGGAATCTGCGAGCCTGCTCCTATTGCACAGACCATCTGCTCTATCCCATCCCTCGGTCCTCAGTACATCGAGAATGGCATTCTGCGCCTTGACAGCATCGTTACCGTAGTAGATGCTTTGCGCATGAAGGATGAATTCTCCAACGGCAGCGACCTGATGAAGAAGAATATGGATGAGGAAGATCTAGCTTCGCTCGTCATCCAGCAGATTGAGTTCTGTAACATCATTCTTCTGAACAAGGCTGCAGAGGTTGAACCTAAGGAACTGGAGCACCTTAAGCAGATTATCCGTGCCATCCAGCCTAAGGCAGAAATCTTTGAATGCAACTATGGTGACGTTGACTTGAATCTGATCGTCAATACCAAGAAGTTTGATTGGGAAACCGTAGCCACTTCAGCCGGTTGGATTCAGGAGATTGAATCAGAAAGAAACGAAGAGCATGAAGAAGATGATGTAGAAGAAGCACATGAACATCATCACCACCATGACCACGAGCATGACGAGCATGAACATCATCATCATCACCATCATCACGACCATGATCATGATCATGAAGGCGGAGAAGTTGAGGAATACGGAATCGGCACCTTCGTTTACTATCGTCGCAAGCCTTTCGACCTGGGTCTCTTCGATGATTTCGTCGCAAGAAAATGGCCTAGAGACGTGGTTCGCGCCAAGGGAATCTGCTATTTCGATGATGAGCGCGACATGTGCTACGTGTTCGAACAGGCAGGCAAGCAGAAGACTGTAAAGCAGGCTGGCCAATGGTTGGCTACCATGCCGAAAAGCGAACTCGCCCAGGTCTTGTTGAATAACCCACAGCTGCAGAAGGAATGGGATCAGGAATTGGGCGACCGCATGATAAAAATCGTATTCATCGGTCAGCATATCAAGGAACAGAAAGATGCTATCATTGCTGAGCTCGACAAGTGTTTGGCGTAG
- a CDS encoding M48 family metallopeptidase produces the protein MKKFKVLVLTVVAVLALSSCGTTQTVPLTGRTHRISVSDEQVLSLSNQEYTKYMASAKKSTNAANTAMVQRVGKRLANAVELYLKQNGFEADVKNYSWEFNLVQDKSANAFCMPGGKIVVYEGLLPYTQNETGLAIVLGHEIAHAVAKHSAEQLTKQQNQQTGTSILGTVLNQTVGNGVGNVASAVAGRYFSFRNLKYSRDNETEADYMGLIFAAMAGYDPQQAIPFWQRMSQGSNSNQSDIFSDHPSDTKRIADLQKEMPTALKYYKPQTTYKVGSTSKTSTTKKTSSKKKTITRRK, from the coding sequence ATGAAAAAGTTTAAGGTTTTAGTTCTGACGGTTGTGGCAGTCCTTGCGCTGTCATCTTGCGGCACTACTCAGACGGTGCCTCTGACCGGTCGCACTCATCGCATCTCTGTATCCGATGAGCAGGTTCTCAGTCTGTCTAATCAGGAATACACAAAGTACATGGCTTCTGCCAAGAAGTCGACCAATGCAGCCAATACGGCGATGGTTCAGCGAGTAGGAAAAAGACTTGCCAATGCTGTTGAACTCTATTTGAAGCAGAACGGATTTGAAGCTGATGTGAAGAATTATTCATGGGAATTCAACCTGGTACAAGATAAGTCAGCCAATGCATTCTGTATGCCTGGCGGTAAAATCGTGGTTTATGAAGGACTTTTGCCTTACACTCAGAATGAAACCGGTTTGGCAATCGTTTTGGGTCACGAAATAGCTCATGCTGTGGCTAAACATAGTGCTGAGCAGCTCACCAAACAGCAGAATCAGCAAACCGGTACAAGCATCCTGGGAACTGTGTTGAACCAGACAGTTGGTAATGGTGTAGGTAATGTGGCAAGTGCAGTTGCCGGACGGTATTTCTCATTCCGCAATCTGAAGTATTCCCGTGATAATGAAACCGAGGCAGATTACATGGGACTTATCTTCGCTGCCATGGCTGGTTACGATCCTCAGCAGGCCATTCCTTTCTGGCAGCGAATGTCGCAGGGCTCTAACAGCAATCAGAGTGATATTTTCAGTGATCACCCTTCAGACACCAAGCGTATTGCTGACTTGCAGAAGGAAATGCCTACTGCGCTGAAGTATTATAAACCTCAGACAACTTATAAGGTAGGTTCTACGAGCAAGACTTCTACAACCAAGAAGACCAGTAGCAAAAAGAAGACTATAACCCGCAGAAAATAA
- a CDS encoding NfeD family protein, which translates to MEYLSHNLWLVWTSVMFICLILELSSGDFYVTCFAIGALISIPVALVGAPFWVQVVVWAICSMLSIWLVRPHLLKSLHKGGEDRRSNADALAGQIGEVTEMIPAGGFGRVKLDGDDWKAEAPHLAEPLAVGDMVRILGHESIILKVEKV; encoded by the coding sequence ATGGAGTATTTATCTCATAACCTTTGGCTGGTATGGACGTCGGTGATGTTCATCTGCCTCATCTTAGAGTTGTCTTCCGGCGATTTCTATGTTACTTGTTTTGCCATTGGTGCGCTCATCAGCATTCCTGTGGCATTAGTAGGAGCACCTTTCTGGGTGCAGGTAGTGGTTTGGGCTATCTGCTCTATGCTTAGCATCTGGTTGGTTCGTCCGCATCTGCTGAAATCGCTACACAAGGGTGGGGAAGACCGCCGCAGTAACGCCGATGCGCTGGCAGGACAGATAGGGGAAGTGACAGAGATGATTCCTGCCGGAGGATTCGGCAGGGTAAAGCTGGATGGAGATGATTGGAAAGCGGAAGCTCCACATCTTGCCGAACCGCTTGCTGTAGGCGATATGGTTCGAATCTTAGGTCACGAATCTATCATCCTCAAGGTAGAAAAAGTTTAG
- a CDS encoding SPFH domain-containing protein, producing MNIGIYVLVALVALALVVVKKTIVIIPQSETKIIERLGRYFATLKPGINVIIPFIDHAKDIVSMRNGRYVYTNSIDLREQVYDFDRQNVITKDNIQMQINALLYFQIVDPFKSVYEINNLPNAIEKLTQTTLRNIIGEMELDQTLTSRDTINTKLRAVLDDATNKWGIKVNRVELQDITPPESVLQAMEKQMQAERNKRATILTSEGEKEKQRLLSEGEKAAIVNKAEAAKQQAILNAEGEATARIRKAEAEAIAIQKITEAVGQSTNPANYLLAQKYISMMQEVAQGKDNKVVYLPYEATNLLGSIGGIKDLFKG from the coding sequence ATGAACATAGGAATTTATGTGCTGGTGGCTCTAGTAGCACTTGCACTCGTAGTGGTTAAGAAAACCATCGTTATCATCCCTCAGAGTGAGACGAAAATCATAGAGCGTCTCGGACGATATTTTGCTACGCTCAAGCCGGGTATTAATGTCATCATTCCTTTCATTGACCATGCCAAGGATATTGTGTCTATGAGAAACGGAAGATACGTTTATACAAACAGCATCGACCTTCGTGAACAGGTCTACGATTTCGACCGTCAGAACGTAATCACTAAGGATAATATCCAGATGCAGATAAATGCGTTGCTCTATTTCCAGATTGTGGACCCATTCAAGAGTGTGTATGAAATCAACAATCTGCCAAACGCCATAGAGAAACTGACTCAAACTACCTTGCGTAATATAATAGGTGAGATGGAACTTGACCAGACTCTTACCTCCCGCGATACGATTAACACCAAACTCCGTGCAGTTTTGGATGATGCAACCAATAAGTGGGGAATCAAGGTAAACCGAGTAGAGTTGCAGGATATTACACCTCCAGAGAGTGTGCTCCAGGCCATGGAAAAGCAGATGCAGGCTGAACGAAACAAGCGTGCTACCATCCTGACTTCAGAAGGTGAGAAGGAAAAGCAGCGCCTGCTCTCAGAAGGTGAGAAGGCTGCCATCGTGAACAAGGCTGAGGCTGCCAAACAGCAGGCTATCCTGAATGCAGAAGGTGAGGCCACTGCCCGCATCCGTAAGGCTGAGGCCGAGGCTATTGCCATTCAGAAGATTACGGAAGCTGTAGGACAGAGTACGAATCCAGCCAACTATCTCCTGGCCCAGAAATACATCAGTATGATGCAGGAAGTAGCACAGGGTAAGGATAATAAGGTGGTTTATCTGCCATACGAGGCAACCAATCTCTTGGGTTCTATAGGAGGAATCAAAGACCTTTTCAAGGGATAA
- a CDS encoding UDP-N-acetyl glucosamine 2-epimerase: protein MKKICIVAGARPNFIKVAPVIRAIRNAQEAGNEISYQLVYTGKEDDPTLESSLFDDLGIQKPDAYLGVDCPNMNELTGQVMGQFECYLQQNATDVVIVVDDLASTMAVAIVTKKQGVQLAHIAAGTRSFDITMPKEINRLVIDGLSDILFTAGISNNSIANKEGAELSKVYMVGNVLIDNIRFLQSKMQRPEVMDEFHLKEGEYMVLTLNRKAIVNNIDEMKSLISVIDEEARQAGVKVIAPLRGKALGFVLAFKAYQEESNHQSGIQVVQPLDYLSFAYLTAHAKGVITDSGNVAEEATFNGVPCITLNSYTEHIETVKVGTNELVAEDPELLKQTMQKLLKGEWKKAGIPDRWDGRSAERIVQILAE, encoded by the coding sequence ATGAAGAAAATCTGTATCGTTGCAGGTGCAAGACCTAACTTTATCAAGGTTGCGCCCGTAATTAGAGCAATTCGTAATGCTCAGGAAGCTGGTAACGAAATCAGCTATCAGTTGGTTTACACAGGAAAAGAGGATGACCCGACACTGGAATCTTCTCTTTTCGATGACTTAGGCATTCAGAAACCGGATGCTTATCTCGGTGTAGACTGTCCAAACATGAACGAACTTACCGGACAGGTGATGGGTCAGTTTGAGTGCTATCTGCAGCAGAATGCTACAGATGTTGTCATTGTGGTTGATGATCTGGCTTCAACCATGGCTGTGGCTATTGTTACCAAGAAGCAGGGTGTGCAGCTTGCTCATATTGCAGCCGGAACCCGCAGTTTTGACATTACCATGCCAAAGGAAATCAACCGTCTGGTGATTGATGGCTTGTCAGATATTCTCTTTACCGCTGGCATTTCAAACAACAGCATCGCCAACAAGGAAGGTGCAGAATTGTCTAAGGTTTACATGGTAGGAAATGTGCTTATCGACAACATCCGCTTCCTTCAGTCTAAAATGCAGCGGCCTGAAGTCATGGACGAGTTTCATCTGAAAGAAGGCGAATATATGGTTCTGACCTTGAACCGCAAGGCTATCGTCAATAACATTGATGAGATGAAATCGCTCATTTCTGTCATAGATGAAGAGGCGCGCCAGGCTGGAGTGAAGGTGATTGCTCCGCTTCGAGGTAAAGCCTTGGGCTTCGTGCTCGCATTCAAGGCTTATCAGGAAGAGAGTAATCATCAGAGTGGAATCCAGGTGGTTCAGCCGCTCGATTATCTGTCGTTTGCTTATCTTACAGCTCACGCCAAAGGTGTGATTACCGATTCGGGTAATGTGGCTGAAGAAGCTACCTTCAATGGGGTTCCTTGCATTACGCTCAACAGCTATACTGAGCATATTGAAACTGTAAAGGTGGGTACAAACGAACTGGTTGCTGAAGATCCGGAGTTACTGAAGCAAACTATGCAGAAACTTCTGAAGGGTGAATGGAAGAAAGCGGGCATTCCTGACAGATGGGATGGCCGCTCAGCAGAAAGAATAGTCCAGATTCTCGCTGAATAG
- a CDS encoding peptidylprolyl isomerase: MKKIIRLLTLALLTVPVTTFAQSEGNQNTSEPAGKVVASKPDSLLDWETPHDPTCPQVLLETTMGNILVALYNDTPKHRDNFLKLVNSGYYDGCIFQRVIKNFMIQGGDYSCRKVNMKKPQKFDVNYTVPAEIIYPKYYHKRGQLCAAREGDDENPAKASASTDFYITWGRNFSPRQMEYYVEKLKRDGKYYAIPSEQLQKGYIKHGGVPHLDNGYTVFGEVLEGMDVVDKIQNVATDKANNDRPLTDVIILKAKQMK; the protein is encoded by the coding sequence ATGAAGAAGATCATCAGATTATTGACACTCGCTCTTCTTACGGTGCCTGTTACGACATTCGCTCAGAGTGAAGGCAATCAGAACACATCAGAACCAGCCGGAAAAGTTGTGGCGTCTAAGCCCGATTCTCTGCTCGACTGGGAAACACCGCACGATCCAACTTGCCCTCAGGTGTTGCTGGAAACTACGATGGGTAACATTCTCGTGGCTCTCTACAACGATACTCCCAAGCATCGGGATAATTTCCTGAAACTTGTCAATTCGGGCTATTATGACGGTTGCATCTTTCAGCGTGTCATCAAGAATTTCATGATTCAGGGTGGCGATTATTCATGCAGAAAGGTGAACATGAAAAAGCCGCAGAAGTTTGATGTAAACTATACGGTTCCGGCAGAAATCATCTATCCTAAATATTATCATAAGCGCGGACAGCTCTGTGCTGCTCGCGAAGGAGATGATGAAAATCCGGCCAAAGCTTCGGCGTCTACTGATTTCTACATCACCTGGGGCAGAAATTTTTCTCCCCGGCAGATGGAATATTATGTAGAAAAACTGAAACGGGACGGCAAGTATTACGCCATTCCTTCAGAACAGTTGCAAAAGGGCTACATCAAGCATGGTGGTGTTCCTCACCTTGACAACGGCTACACTGTATTCGGAGAGGTGCTTGAAGGCATGGATGTGGTTGATAAGATTCAGAATGTGGCTACCGATAAGGCGAACAACGACAGACCTCTCACGGATGTCATCATTCTGAAAGCCAAGCAGATGAAGTAA